A region from the Sulfuricurvum sp. genome encodes:
- a CDS encoding cellulose synthase subunit BcsC-related outer membrane protein, whose translation MKKTAPILATVWLCLLSSAVMLNASNPDVEELVGLAKRYESLQKYDEAIQIYRHILILSPKNETALSRIRTITNSVSHTQKFSEPMDKNQTPSVSLSPTKSAISTFAPYSNVSEKEVKKNTGMRKKIKKRSVISKKQNDSQIIAEGYKAIDEDRWNDAFAQFNTILKRQPKNTLALYGNALVYAHQQQWDKVRKTLARAAAIHNDPKIYALYTQALEHLGSTKAQNNNENTFIVKMTTIKQLITQNSLTEAENALQELYLQTPSNIDILLRLGEVYSRQGEFSKAKEYYESVLTFAPDNFYALYGLAQTYYALCNYQSALTTYEQIDRKKWDAALTYNYKMAQIGSLIQTNNYTKAQQLTEDLFKKDPENLEVLRELALISEHLKSSNAIRYRTVVYQKSGRTDDLIALLYALLNLERFTQTETYFNTLKDKTFSSEELSELKNLYLVYYHKLSSQQLSLKHFDAAERTARSGLLLAPNDPTLKENLAWSLLNQKRPADALLIFEQLLASNPSNRLYYASAVSAYNAKNTKKSYGYLFKASKTTDVELLKKIAELYKNMGYSQEALDTIKLVEDYRNNRPDLMPHQEKSLPEETSKPSETNDLNGIYNPFLPTSLQQPENLPIYSEKDRSNEQEKSFLLRNSPSVSNQQKQSDTINDLKQQILSKKQSSASGGFFFENRSGKRGIDRLTKTVIPLEATLTPSFDDTLHTGINIIHLQTGKLSDSDRSFLGYGTNTGNHNIEALNGFEPFIKYTKRVDTSLWEGKIATTPINSSIASTPTGYLRSLIDRNSWHYSIQFLRQPVTETLLSYTGQKDPNSGQAWGRITRSGIEASISSSDDWIKSLSIGYYPHISGINTIENSESKMVLFTGTKLIDTPSHELLTGPLFVYDRYRHSTNHFTFGHGGYFSPTSYQLLSLYGDYTGNLDTQTYLRLKGNIGFSSFQESSEPIFPLANSSAQYSSSSTSGFSANFKGYLGYKIDSHLHLLGFLGWSDAPQYRFFSTGATLIYYFDDLAPLHPNELIRNTYAWDNFL comes from the coding sequence ATGAAAAAAACAGCACCTATTTTGGCGACAGTATGGCTATGTTTGCTCTCCTCGGCAGTGATGCTGAATGCGAGTAATCCCGACGTGGAGGAGCTTGTTGGATTGGCGAAACGATATGAATCTCTCCAAAAATACGACGAAGCAATTCAAATATACCGTCATATATTGATCCTTTCCCCAAAAAATGAAACCGCATTAAGTCGAATTCGTACTATAACAAATAGTGTTTCTCATACACAAAAATTTTCTGAGCCTATGGATAAAAATCAGACCCCTTCGGTTTCTCTTTCCCCTACAAAGTCTGCTATTTCAACTTTTGCACCCTATTCAAACGTATCAGAGAAAGAGGTCAAAAAAAACACAGGAATGAGAAAAAAAATCAAAAAACGCTCTGTGATATCTAAAAAGCAAAACGATAGTCAAATCATTGCAGAAGGTTACAAAGCCATCGATGAAGACCGGTGGAATGACGCATTTGCACAGTTCAATACCATTTTGAAACGTCAACCGAAAAATACCCTTGCACTCTACGGAAATGCCCTTGTGTATGCACATCAGCAGCAATGGGACAAAGTTCGCAAAACCTTAGCTCGAGCAGCCGCAATTCATAACGATCCTAAAATATATGCACTCTATACTCAAGCACTCGAACACCTCGGATCGACAAAGGCCCAAAACAACAACGAAAACACCTTTATAGTAAAAATGACCACGATCAAACAGCTCATTACACAAAATTCACTCACAGAAGCAGAAAACGCTCTTCAAGAACTTTACCTGCAAACTCCTTCAAACATTGACATTCTACTTCGTCTTGGCGAAGTCTATAGCCGCCAAGGAGAATTTTCAAAAGCAAAAGAGTATTATGAGTCAGTTTTGACATTTGCACCCGACAATTTTTATGCCCTCTACGGCCTTGCACAAACATACTATGCTCTTTGCAACTATCAGTCTGCTCTTACAACTTATGAACAAATCGATAGAAAAAAATGGGATGCTGCACTTACGTACAACTATAAAATGGCCCAAATCGGTTCTCTAATTCAAACAAATAATTATACAAAAGCCCAGCAATTGACAGAAGATTTGTTTAAAAAAGATCCAGAGAATCTCGAAGTGCTGCGTGAGTTGGCCCTTATATCAGAACATCTCAAAAGCAGCAATGCAATCCGCTATCGGACTGTCGTTTATCAGAAAAGCGGACGAACAGATGATTTGATCGCTTTACTGTATGCTCTTTTAAATTTGGAACGTTTTACACAAACTGAAACCTACTTCAATACGTTAAAAGACAAAACTTTTTCTTCTGAAGAGCTCAGTGAACTCAAAAATCTATATCTTGTTTATTATCACAAACTTTCGTCTCAACAACTCAGTTTAAAACATTTTGATGCAGCCGAGCGCACTGCACGAAGTGGTTTATTGCTCGCCCCTAACGATCCTACTCTTAAAGAAAATCTTGCATGGAGCCTACTGAATCAAAAGCGTCCTGCCGATGCATTGTTGATATTCGAACAGTTGCTCGCTTCTAACCCTTCAAATCGACTCTATTATGCGTCAGCAGTAAGTGCCTATAATGCTAAAAATACCAAAAAAAGCTACGGCTATCTTTTTAAGGCTTCCAAAACAACCGACGTTGAGCTTTTAAAAAAAATTGCCGAGTTATACAAAAATATGGGATACTCCCAAGAAGCACTTGATACAATCAAACTAGTTGAAGACTACCGCAATAACAGACCTGACCTTATGCCACACCAAGAGAAGAGCTTACCCGAAGAGACTTCCAAACCTTCCGAAACGAATGATCTAAACGGTATCTATAACCCATTTTTACCAACCTCGCTGCAGCAACCCGAAAATCTTCCGATATATTCTGAGAAAGATCGATCAAATGAACAAGAAAAGTCATTTTTATTGAGAAATTCCCCGTCAGTTTCAAATCAGCAGAAACAAAGTGATACAATCAACGATCTGAAACAGCAAATCCTGTCCAAAAAGCAATCCTCTGCAAGTGGTGGTTTTTTTTTTGAAAACCGATCTGGAAAACGAGGGATAGACCGTCTAACTAAAACAGTTATACCACTGGAAGCGACCCTGACTCCCTCTTTTGATGATACCTTACATACAGGCATCAACATAATTCATCTTCAAACTGGAAAGCTATCTGATTCAGACCGTTCCTTCCTTGGATACGGAACAAATACTGGAAATCACAACATCGAGGCCTTGAACGGATTTGAACCTTTCATCAAATATACCAAGCGCGTCGATACCTCTTTATGGGAAGGGAAAATTGCTACAACACCGATTAACTCATCAATTGCCAGTACACCAACTGGATATCTTAGAAGCTTGATCGATCGGAATTCATGGCATTATTCTATACAATTTCTCCGCCAACCGGTGACCGAAACACTCCTCTCATACACCGGACAAAAAGATCCCAATAGCGGTCAGGCATGGGGAAGGATTACACGGTCAGGTATAGAGGCTTCTATCTCTTCATCGGACGACTGGATTAAATCGCTAAGCATCGGTTACTACCCACATATTAGTGGAATCAATACGATCGAAAATTCTGAATCCAAGATGGTCTTATTTACCGGTACAAAACTCATCGATACTCCTTCACATGAATTGTTGACAGGACCTTTATTCGTATATGACCGTTATCGCCATTCTACCAATCACTTCACATTCGGTCACGGCGGCTATTTCAGTCCTACTTCCTATCAACTTCTTTCCCTTTATGGCGATTACACTGGCAATCTCGATACTCAAACCTATCTGAGACTCAAAGGGAATATTGGATTCTCATCCTTTCAAGAATCTTCTGAACCCATCTTTCCCCTCGCAAACTCTTCTGCACAGTATAGCAGCTCTTCTACCAGCGGATTTTCAGCCAATTTCAAAGGCTATCTTGGATACAAAATAGATTCGCATCTCCATTTGCTTGGCTTTTTAGGTTGGTCTGATGCCCCACAGTACCGTTTCTTCTCTACAGGAGCTACATTAATTTACTATTTTGACGATTTAGCGCCACTACATCCGAATGAATTGATACGGAATACTTACGCATGGGATAATTTTTTATGA
- a CDS encoding glycosyl hydrolase family 8: MSKVFFLLIAILILSPSLNAITWELFKERYLQKDGRVIDRENEAITHSEAIGYTLFFAVAMNDETTYLSVEHWLENNLPRNSEGLYPWKWGKSNTHEWKILDSNNATDGDLWIAYARIKASKVFKHPDQLEKAITHLEAIKRHLILSSGDRLLLLPGKYGFVHDNTFLLNPSYYIPFIFDTFARVDDAILWKRMITESKLILAQRFGQLQLHPDWIAFKDNKFFLDTKKPYFSYDALRIPLFWSLWDRLHPNATIQQQLNGYKTLASFPFAPVWIDLEHNSMSLQSDTSGAMENSLKFFGIIYKVSCITEKKGMDEKNSTYFGDSMAMFALLGSDAECE; the protein is encoded by the coding sequence ATGTCTAAAGTTTTTTTTCTCCTGATCGCGATATTGATACTTTCACCTTCACTCAACGCGATCACATGGGAACTCTTTAAAGAACGCTATCTCCAAAAAGATGGTCGGGTCATCGATCGTGAAAATGAAGCTATCACCCATTCAGAAGCAATTGGCTATACCCTATTTTTTGCCGTAGCTATGAATGATGAAACAACCTACCTGAGTGTTGAACACTGGCTTGAAAATAACCTTCCGCGCAATTCCGAAGGGCTGTACCCATGGAAATGGGGTAAATCAAACACGCATGAATGGAAAATTCTTGACTCAAACAATGCGACCGATGGTGACTTATGGATAGCTTATGCACGTATCAAAGCGTCAAAAGTGTTCAAACATCCCGATCAATTGGAGAAAGCCATCACGCATCTTGAGGCCATCAAACGCCATCTCATCCTCTCTTCAGGTGATCGGCTTTTGTTGCTACCGGGCAAATATGGTTTTGTCCATGACAACACTTTTCTACTCAACCCTTCCTACTATATTCCTTTTATTTTCGATACTTTCGCACGGGTAGACGATGCAATCTTATGGAAACGGATGATCACCGAGTCTAAACTCATACTCGCTCAACGATTCGGACAACTACAACTTCATCCCGACTGGATAGCTTTCAAGGATAACAAATTTTTTCTTGATACCAAAAAACCCTATTTTAGCTATGATGCTCTACGCATCCCTCTTTTTTGGTCATTGTGGGACAGGCTCCATCCCAATGCAACGATACAGCAACAACTCAATGGCTACAAAACCCTAGCATCATTCCCGTTTGCACCTGTTTGGATCGATCTTGAACACAATTCTATGTCTCTTCAATCTGATACTTCTGGAGCCATGGAAAATTCATTGAAATTTTTCGGTATAATTTATAAAGTATCATGTATCACAGAAAAGAAAGGGATGGATGAAAAAAACAGCACCTATTTTGGCGACAGTATGGCTATGTTTGCTCTCCTCGGCAGTGATGCTGAATGCGAGTAA